CTCGGCCAAATCGCGGTCTTCCTCCGTCGCTTGGCGAAGAATTCGGCCCTTCGGTTCGGCTTGCCCCAGGTAATCTTTCGTCCGATCGGTCGCGGAACATAACACGGTGCCCCATTCCTGACCGCGATCGCTGCGGATGATCACATCGGCATTGCGAACGAACCGAGTTTGTCCTTTTCCGGAGAACTCGGCAATGTGGCGTTGCAGTCCGTAACGGACGATATATTGATTCGACATGCTTCGATTCAATCGAAAAGAATTCTCGATTCCAAGTCCGACTCCGAGTGAGTCGAGAACCAGCAGTATAACGAACCGGCCCCCAACCCCGCCATCAAGTGGGGCGTGACGAGTTTGCCCGCATGCCGCGACCCTGATCTCCCCCGTCTGTCAGCCCTGCTTGGAAATCACTTTCCGTCCACGAAAATTTCGTTCTGCTTGTGGAAGTGTTTTCATCGCTTTACCATAGGAAACATAAGCAGGCACGGTTCTCGGCGTCGTTTTCGTCCACACGACGAAACACGCATTTCTACAACCCAGAGGAGTCAACACAAAATGACGCAATCAACCAATCGCCGCGACTTTTTGAAGCAGTCGGCCGCCGTTGGCGCGACCGCCTGGTGGTTCGGCACCCAATCGCTGGCCGCTCAGGAGAAATCGCCACTCGAGCGATTGAACATCGCTTGCGTTGGTGTCGGCGGAAAAGGTAACTCGGATACCAACGGACTCGCCAAGTACGGCAACGTCATTGGCCTCTGTGACGTCGACGAAACCGCCGCGAAGAAGCAAGGCATTCGTCACAAGAAAGCCAAGCAGTATTCCGATTACCGCGAAATGTATGACGACATCGGCGATGAAATCGATGTTGTCAGCGTGAGTACGCCGGACCACTCCCACGCACCGGCCGCTTTGCCCGCGATGCGAATGGGCAAGCACGTTTACGTCCAAAAACCGTTGACGTGGTCGGTCGAAGAAGCTCGCGTGATGCGGGAAGTGGCTGCCAAAGAAGGCATCGTCACCCAGATGGGTAACCAAGGGACCGCTGACGATGGTATGCGAACCAGCGTTGAAGTCTTGCGAAGTGGTGCCATCGGCGATGTGAGCGAAGTCCACATCTGGACGAATCGCCCCATTTGGCCACAAGGTACCGGTCGTCCTAAAGGTTCCGACCCTGTCCCACCGAACTTGCACTGGGACTTGTTCCTCGGACCGGCTCCGGAACGTCCCTACAAGAACGGCGTTTACACCCCGTTCAAATGGCGTGGCTGGCTGGACTTCGGCACCGGTGCCCTGGGCGACATGGCCTGTCACACCGCCAACATGCCGGTGATGGCTCTCAACCTGTTCGACCCCACCAGCGTGGTTGCCGAAACCGCGGGAATCGTGGAAAACGAAACCTATCCGGCTTGGTCGATCATCACCTTCCAGTTCCCAGAAAAAGACGGCCGCGGACCGGTCAAAGTCGTCTGGTACGATGGCGGCAAACTCCCACCGAAAGAGTTGCTCGAAGGCGAATCCCCATCGGGCAGTGGTTGTGTCGTCGTGGGATCGAAAGGCAAAATGTACTCGCGAGACGACTACGGTCGAACCCGAATCATGCTGCCGAAAGACGAATTCGCGGACTACAAAGAACCGGAAAAAACGTTGCCGCGAACCAATGGTCATTACGAAGAGTTCATGATGGCCGCCAAAGCTGGCGATCCCAAAATGACCATGTCGAACTTCGACTACGCAGGTCGATTGACCGAAACCATTCTGCTCGGAAACGTCGCGATGCGAGCCGGTCAAAAGATCGAATGGGACGCCAAAAACATGAAAGTCACGAACATGGACGATGGCGGTGAATCGCTGATCCGTCGTAAATATCGTGAAGGTTTCGACATCGCGCAGTACCAAGAAGCGTAACTGTCGTTTCCATCAAGAACGCTCTTCAGCCGATGCCTTCGGGTATCGGCTGTTTTTTTTGCTCATGCGCTCCATCGAATTGCCTACAATTCGGAAGACCATCCAGAAAACAGAGCACGATTGATGGAACCGGGAACGGAGACCGATGTATGCCCACTTGGTTTGAAAACCTGAAAGATCATGTTCGACTGGCCGACATTATCGACATCGCCTTGTGGACCACTTTGGTTTACATCGCCATCAGTTGGATCCGTCGGCGGGCTTCCTATGCGGTGGCGTTTGCGTTTGTCGTCGCCGGTGCGACCTATCTGGCGGCCCATCTGCTGGGAATGTACGTCACCCTGTTCATGTTTCGAGCGGGATTGACGGTGTTGGCGTTGAGCTTGGTCATCATCTTTCAGCAGGATTTGCGACGGGCGTTTGAGCAGTTTTCGAGTTGGCGTCCCTGGCGACGAGACCGCGTGGCGGAGTCGGAAAAGTCGCGAAACGCAATCATCGACGCGGTCGCCACAATGGCGGAGCAGAAAACCGGCGCTCTGATTGTGTTGCAAGGCAAAGAGCCATTGGAGCCTCACGTCCGCGGAGGAATCAAGCTCGGTGGCCAGATCAGCATGCCGTTATTGTTGAGTATTTTTCACTCCAAGACCCCTGGGCACGATGGTGCGGTGATTATTCATCGCGATCGGCTGGCCCAGTTTGCAGTGCATTTACCATTGTCTTCGAACGTCAGTGCCCTCGGTCCCGGCGGAACCCGTCATGCGGCGGCTTTGGGTTTGGCGGAATGTAGCGATGCATTCGTCATCACCGTTTCCGAAGAACGGGGAACGGTCAGCGTGGCTCATGAACACAAACTGACGCCGCTTGAATCCCCAGTGGAGCTTCAGAAACTGCTCTCGGACTTTGACGAGAAACATTCCAAATCATCGCCCACGGAGAATCGTGTCAGCAGTTTTGTCGGGGGACTCGGCTTGAAGTTTGCGGCGGCAGCCACGGCGATTTTGCTTTGGTTCGGAATTGCGTATCAGGTCGATGCCGTGATGCGATCGTACGAGAAAGTGCCGGTGGAATTTCGAAATATCCCGGAGGGATGGGCGGTGGACAACGTCTTCCCCAATGAAGTCCGCTTGGTTGTCACCGGAACGGAACGCGCATTCCGGGATGTGCGACGGTCCGATTTTACGGTTTCCATCGACCTCGCTGACCCTCAACCCACGGGACTTCGTCATCGCACATTTCCGATCACCCCCGAACGCGTCCGGCTGCCGCTGGGCATGACGCTCAGTGAGGCGGATCCCTCGACCGTTCAACTGGAGCTGTACCGCATCAGCAAAGTTCGCGCTCCCATCGGCGTTCGTCACGAAGGCCAACGGGACGACGGTTGGGAACTTGCCGATGTGCGGATCAATCCGCCTTCGGTGCGGGTGATTGTGCCCGATGGTGAATTTGAAACCGTTCCGGAAATCCCGACCAACACCATCGAACTCAGCGAGTTGGCGGTCAAAGACAAGCAAACAATGCTCACCGCGACTCTGGTGCCGCCAGATGGAATCCAACTTGCCGAGAACGAACCTCAGCAGGTCAATGTGACGTTGATCTGGAAGAAACCCCCTGCACCGATGCCCAAACAAAAATCGCAAACACCGCCGCAATAACTTGGCAGCTTGGCAGCGGTGCTTTGGCAGCTTGGCAGCGGTGCTTAAGTCGTGTCATCACGCGACCGGTGGCGGATCGGTCGAAGTGGGTTCATCGCTCGGATGGCCGTTCGAGTCGTCTTCGTCCATCGGCTTCTGATGATCGGCTTCGATCGGATGCGTTTCAAACCACTTGGCGACGAGCACGTCGGTCGATGAGTGCAAGACAATCGAACCGACCACAACGATCGCGATGAGGTGAAACAGTTTGTCACCGGTGTCGTGGCCGGACTGCACAATCAGCAGGCCATACACAACCGAGGCGAACCCCTTCGGCCCAAACCACGAAGCCGCGACCCATTCTTTGAACGTTAACTTCGTGCCGATCAAGGCGAATGCCAGTGCAACCGGACGGACCAGGAACAACGCAAGAGCCGCAAACACGTAGCCATTGCTAGGAATTTCCTGCAAGAATTCCACCGAGATCAACGCACCGAACACCAGAATGGCGAGAAACTTCAGCAACTCCGCGACGAGACTTCCGAATTCATGGAAAGCATCGCGGAACATTGGGCTGACGGTCGCCACCGTGATCCCACCAAAGAACGCCGCGAGAAACTCGTTCGCATGGTACTTTTCTGTGATCGCGAACAAGAGCAAACCAATCGCAAACGCGTTGAGAGCGAAGTAATCTTTCGACGACTCGAAGAATTTAGTGCCCTCGAGTTTCAAGGCAACCCACGGAATTGCGATCCCCAATGCCAACCCAAGGACCATTTGAATCGCCAATGCGGACGGCTCGTCGGCCTGATCCCCCGCAGCGGCGAGCAGACCAATCACGACCGGCAAAGCCAAACCGTCGTTGAGT
This region of Thalassoroseus pseudoceratinae genomic DNA includes:
- a CDS encoding cation:proton antiporter, which produces MELLVIYAATLLLAVLLSGWAERSVMSAAVLFLFAGFFFGEPSMELVSVLSTIALFTVLFTDGMHVSLQDIRSAWRLPGRALFFGMPLTLVGTALLAHYVAELSWLDAFLVGAVLSPTDPVLAAAIVGRETVPRRLRHLLNVESGLNDGLALPVVIGLLAAAGDQADEPSALAIQMVLGLALGIAIPWVALKLEGTKFFESSKDYFALNAFAIGLLLFAITEKYHANEFLAAFFGGITVATVSPMFRDAFHEFGSLVAELLKFLAILVFGALISVEFLQEIPSNGYVFAALALFLVRPVALAFALIGTKLTFKEWVAASWFGPKGFASVVYGLLIVQSGHDTGDKLFHLIAIVVVGSIVLHSSTDVLVAKWFETHPIEADHQKPMDEDDSNGHPSDEPTSTDPPPVA
- a CDS encoding diadenylate cyclase, producing MPTWFENLKDHVRLADIIDIALWTTLVYIAISWIRRRASYAVAFAFVVAGATYLAAHLLGMYVTLFMFRAGLTVLALSLVIIFQQDLRRAFEQFSSWRPWRRDRVAESEKSRNAIIDAVATMAEQKTGALIVLQGKEPLEPHVRGGIKLGGQISMPLLLSIFHSKTPGHDGAVIIHRDRLAQFAVHLPLSSNVSALGPGGTRHAAALGLAECSDAFVITVSEERGTVSVAHEHKLTPLESPVELQKLLSDFDEKHSKSSPTENRVSSFVGGLGLKFAAAATAILLWFGIAYQVDAVMRSYEKVPVEFRNIPEGWAVDNVFPNEVRLVVTGTERAFRDVRRSDFTVSIDLADPQPTGLRHRTFPITPERVRLPLGMTLSEADPSTVQLELYRISKVRAPIGVRHEGQRDDGWELADVRINPPSVRVIVPDGEFETVPEIPTNTIELSELAVKDKQTMLTATLVPPDGIQLAENEPQQVNVTLIWKKPPAPMPKQKSQTPPQ
- a CDS encoding Gfo/Idh/MocA family oxidoreductase, producing MTQSTNRRDFLKQSAAVGATAWWFGTQSLAAQEKSPLERLNIACVGVGGKGNSDTNGLAKYGNVIGLCDVDETAAKKQGIRHKKAKQYSDYREMYDDIGDEIDVVSVSTPDHSHAPAALPAMRMGKHVYVQKPLTWSVEEARVMREVAAKEGIVTQMGNQGTADDGMRTSVEVLRSGAIGDVSEVHIWTNRPIWPQGTGRPKGSDPVPPNLHWDLFLGPAPERPYKNGVYTPFKWRGWLDFGTGALGDMACHTANMPVMALNLFDPTSVVAETAGIVENETYPAWSIITFQFPEKDGRGPVKVVWYDGGKLPPKELLEGESPSGSGCVVVGSKGKMYSRDDYGRTRIMLPKDEFADYKEPEKTLPRTNGHYEEFMMAAKAGDPKMTMSNFDYAGRLTETILLGNVAMRAGQKIEWDAKNMKVTNMDDGGESLIRRKYREGFDIAQYQEA